DNA sequence from the Streptomyces cinnabarinus genome:
CCGGCCCGGCCTGATCGGTACGACGGTGGACTCGGCGACCAGCCGGGACGAACCGGTGCTGCACAGCAGCACGGCGGCCGCGTGCTCCCGGAACGCGGGCCGCGCCGCGGCGGCCAGCACCGTCATCCCGCCCATCGAGTGCCCGGCGATCACCGCCTTCTCCCCCGGCGCGAGGGTCGCCTTCAGTACGGCTTCCAGGTCGTCGGCGAGTTCCTCGGTGCCGCAGGCGCGGCTCGCCGGACTGCGCCCGTGGCCGCGCTGGTCGTAGGCGATGACGCGGTGGCCGGTGGCCAGCTCCCGTATCTGCGCCGCCCAGAAGGCGGTCGAGCAGGTCCAGCCGTGCGCGAGGACGACGGGGGGCGCGTTCTCGGGGCCGTGCACCTCCACGTGCAGGCGCGCGCCGTCCGCGGAGATCACGGTGAGTTCGCGGGCGGGGGCGGGCGGGGCGTAGGGGCCAGAGCTCACGTGCGTCAGGCGGCTCATGCGCCCACCTCCGGGCGTGCGTCGGCGACTTCGCGCCCCTTGGCGGTGCGGGCGCTCTTCTTCACGCTGCTGCGCTCCTTGGTGGCGCCAGCGCTGCCCTTCGCGCTCTCGCGCTCCTCGGTCGCGGTCGCGCCGTCCTCCGCGCCCGCGGCGCGCACCACCGCGTACTCCGCGAGATCCACTCGCCGGGTCGCGCGCCGGAACTCGCCGGTCGTGCCCGGCCAGATCGTGGTGTTGCGGCCGCTCGCGTCCAGGTACCAGCTCGTGCAGCCGCCGGTGTTCCACACCGTGCGCTTCATGCGCTCCTGCACGCGGTGGTTCCAGGCGCGCACGGCGCTCGGGCGGGCGTCCAGGGCGACGCGTCCGCCGAGGACGTCCAACTGCCGGACGTAGTCGGCGAGGTAGTTGAGCTGGCTCTCGATCATGAGGATCATCGACGAGTTGCCGAGCCCGGTGTTGGGCCCGATGATCGTCATCCAGTTCGGGAACCCGGCGGCGGACGCGCCCCGCAGCGCCTCCATGCCGCCCTTCCACGTCTCGGCGAGCGTCCGCCCGTCCGCGCCGACGACCCGCTCCGCGATGGGCATGTCGGTGACATGGAAGCCGGTGCCGAAGACGATCGCGTCGACCTCGGTCTCGGTACCGTCGGCCGCGACCACCGTCGAACCGCGGACCTCGGCGAGCCCGCTGTCGACGACATCGACATTCGGCCGGGCGAGCGCCGGGTAGTACTCACTGCTGAGCAGGATCCGCTTGCAGCCGATGCGGTAGTCCGGCGTGAGCTTGGCCCGCAGCGCCGGGTCCTTGATGGCGCGGGCCATGTTCTGCCGGGCGAGCTTCTCGACCAGGCCGAGTTCGTTCGGGTGCTTGGTGAACGCCTGCACCTGGAGTTCGCGGATGCCCCAGAGCAGTCCGCGCCGGGCCTGGGTGGTGAAGGGGAGCTGCCGGTGCAGCCAGCGCTCCACCCCGCTGATCGCGCGGTCCATGCGCGGCATCACCCACGGCGGGGTGCGCTGGAACAGGGTGAGCCGGGAGACCTCCGGCTGGACGGCCGGCACGATCTGGATCGCGGAGGCACCGGTGCCGACCATGGCGACCCGCTTGCCGCGCAGGTCGTAGTCGTGGTCCCAGCGGGCGGAGTGGAAGACCTTGCCGGGGAAGGAGTCGAGGCCCGGGACGTCCGGGACCTTGGGGTCGGACAGCGGCCCGGTGGCCGAGACCACGAGGTCGGCCGAGAGGTTCCCGGCGGTGGTCTCGATGTCCCAGCACAGCCGCTCGGCGTTCCAGGCCATCCGCTTCACCTCGGAGTCGAAGCGGATGTGCGGGCGCAGCCGGAAGACGTCGGCGACGTGCTCCAGATAGGCGCGGATGTGCTCCTGGCCGGAGAAGGTGCGCGGCCAGTCGGGGTTGGGCGCGAAGGAGAAGGAGTACAGGTGCGAGGGGACGTCACAGGCGCACCCGGGGTAGCTGTTGTCCCGCCAGGTGCCGCCGACACTGGACGCCCGCTCCAGGACGACGAAGTCGGTGACGCCCTCGCGCCGCAGCCGCACCGCGGCTCCGAGCCCGCCGAACCCGGATCCGATCACCGCCACCCGTACATGCTCGTGTTCGGTCATCCCGAAGCCCCTCCACAGCCGTGCGACTCTGCCAGTGAACACTGGCGCAATGGGAGCGTAGAGCAGCTCCGTACTCGTGGGTAGGGGGTGAGCCGAGGAAAGTTACCCCTGGTACGCCATAGGCTTCCGGCGTGGCACAAGACGCTGGACGACCCGAGGGCCGACACGAGTACCGCATGGAGGAGCTGGCCCGGCTGGCCGGCATCACCGTGCGTACCCTGCGCTTCTACCGCGAACGGGGTCTCATCCCCCCGCCCCGCCGCGAGGGCCGCATCGCCTGGTACGACGACCGCCACCTGGCCCGGCTGCGCACGATCTCGGCGATGCTGGAACGCGGCCACACCCTCAGCGGCATCGCCGAACTCGCCGAGGCCTTCGACCACGGCCGCGATGTCGCCGACCTGCTCGGCATGGACTCCCCCACCGAGGAGACCCCGGTCCGCCTCACCCCCGAGGAACTCGCCGACCACTTCGCCGACGACGTCACCCCGGAGAACTTCGCCGCCGCCCTGGAACTCGGCTATCTCGCCACCGACGGCGAGGAGATCATCCACATCAGCCGCCGCCTGCTGGACGTCTCCGCCGCGCTGGTCCGCGAGGGCATCCCACTCGCCGAGGTACTGGCCGCGGGCAAGGAACTCCGCGCCCACGCCGACATCCTCGCCGACCTCTTCGCCGACCTGATCCTCCGCCACGGCACCGAGGAGGACCTTCCCCGCCTGCGCCCCCTCGCGCGCAGCGTGGTGGAGGCGGAGATGTCCCTGGCCCTGGACCGCCGCCTGCGCAAGCGGTCGTAGCGGGGGCGCAAGCGGTCACAGTGGGGGCGTGGGCGGTGGCGAGGAGGCGCGGGCGGGGTTGAGAGCGCTGTCGGCGCGTGCGGGGGCGAGGGCGCTCTCGGCACGTGCGGGGTCGGCGGCGCCCCAGAGTGCGCGCGGCGCCGAGGGCGCCCCGCGGCACCCGGGGCGTAGGGCGTGCTCAACCCGCCCACGGCGCACGCCCGCTCACAGATCCACCCGCGCGCACCGGCGCACAGGGCAACACCCCGCGCACCACCATGCGAGGCCCGCGCCCGCGCACGCCCGCGCGCGGACACTCCGCCGCGCGCCTACTCGTAGACGACTGTCACCGGCGCATGATCCGACCAACGCTCCTCGTGCGTCGCCGCGCGCTCCACGAAGCCCTTGACCGCCCGGCCCGCGAGCCTCGGCGTCGCGATCTGGTAGTCGATGCGCCAGCCGGTGTCGTTGTCGAAGGCACGCCCCCGGTACGACCACCAGCTGTACGGCCCCTCCACGTCCGGGTGCAGGGCGCGCACGACGTCGACGTAGCCGCCCTCCGCCGGATCGAGGACCTGGCCGAGCCACTCGCGCTCCTCGGGGAGGAAGCCGGAGTTCTTGGTGTTGCCGCGCCAGTTCTTCAGGTCCGCCTGCTGGTGGGCGATGTTCCAGTCCCCGCAGACGACGACCTCGCGCCCGTCGGCGGCGGCGCGCTCGCGCAGGCCCTTGAGGTAGGCGAGGAACTCCCCCATGAAGCGGACCTTCTCGTCCTGGCGCTCGGTGCCGACCTCCCCGGAAGGGAGGTACAGCGAGGCGACCGTCACACCGGGCAGATCCACCTCGGCATAGCGCCCGCTCGCGTCGAACTCGCTCGACCCGAAGCCGACCTGGACACGGTCGGGCTCGCGCCGGGTGTAGAGGGAGACACCCGCGCGCCCCTTGGCGGCGGCGGGCGCGTGCACGACATGCCAGCCGTCAGGCTCTCGCACGGCCTCCGGCAGCTGCTGCGCCTCGGCCCGTACCTCCTGGAGGCACAGCACATCGGCGGAGGTCTCGGCCAGCCACTCCACGAAGCCCTTCTTCGCGGCGGCACGCAGCCCGTTCACATTCACGCTGGTCACAATGAGCACCCGGGCACGATACCCGCAGACTGGACCGAGTCCAGATTCCGACTACTTATGACTGTACGGTTGCCTGCATGCAGATCCGCCGCGTCTCCTTCGACCACCCCGACGCCGTGAAGCTCAATGACGCAGTCCAGGCCGAGTACGCCGTCCGCTACGGCGACGACGGCGACGCCACGGTCATCACCACCACCGACTTCGAGCCGCCGAACGGCGTGTACCTCATCGCTTACGACGAGCACGGCACCCCGGTCGCCTCGGGCGGCTGGCGCGTCCAGGACACGAACGACGAGGGCAACATCGACGGCGACGCCGAAGTGAAGCGCATGTACGTGATCGACAGCATGCGCGGCCGTGGCCTCGCCCGGCGCATCCTGGCCGCCCTGGAGGAGGACGCCCGCGGGGCGGGCCGACAGCGCATGGTGCTGGAGACGGGCACCATGCAGCCGGAGGCCGTCGCCCTGTACGAGTCCAGCGGCTACGAGACGTGCGCGAAGTTCGGCTACTACCGCTTCCACGAACTGAGCCTGTGCTTCGCCAAGCCGCTCACCCTCTGAGATAGGCCAGCACGGCGAGGACCCGGCGGTGGGTCTCCTCCGCCGGCGGCAGGTCCAGCTTGGTGAGGATGGACCCGATGTGCTTGCCGACGGCGGCCTCGGACACCACCAGCGCGCGGGCTATGGAGCCGTTGGACCGGCCCTCGGCGACCAGCGCCAGCACCTCCCGCTCACGCGGGGTGAGCCGCTCCAGCGGGTCCCGGCGCCGCCGCAGCAGCTGCCGTACGACTTCCGGGTCGACGACCGTGCCGCCGGCCGCGACCTCGTCCAGCGCGGCCGTGAACTCCTCGACCTGGCCGACCCGGTCCTTCAGGAGGTACCCGACACCGGATCCGTCGCCGGAGTCCAGCAGGTCGGCGGCGTACGTCCGCTGCACGTACTGGCTGAGCACCAGCACCGGCAGCGCGGGGCTCTTCTCGCGCAGCCGGACGGCCGCGTGCAGCCCCTCGTCCTGGAAGCCGGGCGGCATCCGGACGTCGGTCACCACGATGTCCGGCTCGTGCTCCTCGACGGCGGCGAGCAGCGCCGGAGCGTCGCCGACGGCTGCGACCACGTCGTGGCCGCAGCGGGCGAGCAGACCGATCAGGCCTTCGCGCAGCAGCACGCTGTCCTCGGCCAGGACTACGCGGAGCGGCCGGTGGGTCCGGCGGTCTCCGTGCGCTCGGTCCGCTTCAGCTCGCAAGGAATCTCCACACGCAGCAGGGTCGGTCCGCCCGGCGGACTGGACAAGGAGAGTCTGCCATCGAGCACTGACACCCGGTCGGCGAGACCGGTCAGCCCGCTGCCCCGGCCCGCGTCCGCACCGCCCCGGCCGTCGTCGCGCACCTGGAGCACCAGCCGCCCGCCGTCGTGCCCCCCGCTGACCTGGGCACGCCGGGCCCCGCTGTGCTTGTCCACATTGGCGAGCGCCTCGCACACCACGAAGTACGCGGCGCTCTCCACCGCCCGCGACATGCGTCCGGGCAGGTCGAGGTCGACGTCCACGGGGATCGCGCTGCGGTCGGCGGCGTCGGCCACGGCCGCGTTGAGGCCGTAGTCGGCGAGGACCCGCGGGTGGATGCCCTGGATCAGCTCGCGCAGTTCCTCCAGGGCCCGCCCGGCCTCCTCGTGGGCCTTGGCGAGCTGGTCGGCGAGGGGACCGGGCGGGACGTCCAGGCGGGCCAGGCCGAGGGTCATGGTCAGGGCCACGAGGCGTTGCTGGGCGCCGTCGTGCAGATCGCGTTCGATACGGCGCCGCTCCGCCTCGAACGCGTCGACCAGCCGCACTCGGGAGCGGGCGAGTTCGACGACCCGCTCGCCGAGATCCGCATCGCGCGGGGCGATCAGCAGCCGGGTCAGCTCCGCGCGGGCGCCCGCCGTCACCGCGAGCACATAGGCGCCCGCGGCGAGCAGCAGCACCCCCAGCAGCGCCACGCCGAAGGCGGTCGGCCAGTCGGTGACCGTCCACTGCTTGAGCACCTTGGCCTCCTGGCCGTCGCCGGCCGTCGCCATCAGCAGCGGGGTGGCGACCATCGACGCCGGGAACAGCAGCGCCACGGTGACCGCGAGCGCCTCTGCGGGCCAGAGCAGGACGGCGAAGACAAGCGCGTACCCGAGTTCACGCCAGGTCTGCCGCTCCCTCAGCCGCGTGGCGAACCAGCACCACAGTCCGGGCTCGGCGGGCTCGTGGTGCCTCCCCCGCGCGGGGCTTGCGTCGATCAGCCGCAGCCTGCGCCGCTCCACCGCCGCCACGGGCAGCCCGGCGAGGGCCGCGCAGGCCAGCAACGGCAGCCCGACCAGGACGATCGCCAGCACCCCGCCGACCGCCACCAGCGTCACGATCGCCACCAGTACCGCGAGCCCGGTGGCCACTCCGGTCAGCAGATAGGCGGCGGCACGCCAGGGCCACGGCGACAGCAGGAAGCCCGGCCGGGACAGGGCCCGCCACACGGTGTCCGCGGGCGCGGGTCGTTCGGGACGCGTAGAGATCACGGTTTCACCGTAGAAGCCGACCCTACGCGCGGGCCATCGGTCCAGCGGGTGGAGCGGGGGTATGCCTGGCCCTACCCCGGTTCTCGGTCCTGCCGCACTGCGCCGGGCCGCGGTGCGGCGGTTGGGTTGAAGGACACCGCAACGACCCATGACTCGGGGGCCCGATGACCGACCACGCCATCCAACTGCACGCCGTCACACGGCAGTACGTCACGGGCGGCAGCCCCGTGACCGCGCTCGACGGGGTCTCGCTCGCCTTCCCGCGCGGCACGTTCACCGCCGTCATGGGACCCTCCGGCTCCGGCAAGTCCACGCTGCTCCAGTGCGCCGCCGGACTGGACCGGCCGACGTCCGGCTCGGTGTCCTTGGGCGGCACCGAGCTGACGACGCTCAGCGAGACCCGCCTGACGCGGCTGCGCCGGGAGCGCATCGGATTCGTCTTCCAGTCCTTCAACCTGCTGCCGTCCCTGACCGCCGAGCAGAACGTCGCGCTCCCCCTGCGCCTCGCCGGCCGCCGCCCGGCACGCGCGCGTGTCCGTGAGGTGCTGCGCCAGGTCGGCCTCGCCGACCGGTGCGGCCACCGCCCGTCGGAGCTGTCCGGCGGCCAGCAGCAACGCGTCGCGCTGGCCCGCGCGTTGATCACCCGTCCCGAGGTCCTCTTCGCCGACGAACCGACCGGCGCCCTCGACTCCCGCACCGGCCGCGAGGTCCTGGCCCTGCTGCGCGACATGGTCGACACGCAGGCCCGGACGATCGTCATGGTCACCCACGACCCGCTCGCCGCCTCCTGCGCGGACCGCGTGGTGTTCCTCGTCGACGGCAGGGTGGCCGATGAGCTGACGGCGGCGTCGGCGGGGGAGGTCGCCGCGCGCATGGCGGGTCTGGAGACGGTGGCGTGCTGACCATCACCCGCTTCCCGTCCGCCCCTCACCCGAAGGCCGGCCCATGCTGACCGTAGCCGTGCACACCCTGCGCACCCGCTGGATCACCTTCACCGGCAGCTTTGTCGCGCTGTCCCTGGGCGTCGCACTGCTCACCGTGATGGGCCTGGCCCTGGCCTCGTCGCTCCAGGCCCCCGAGCGCCGACCGGAGCGGTTCGCGGCGGCCCCGGTCGTCGTGCAGGGCCAGGACACGCTGCGCGTACCGACGCCGAGCGGCGACCGCGTCCAGCCCTTGGCCCAGCCGAACGCCGTGCCCGCGCGGACGATCGCCGCCCTGAAGCGCCTCGGCCCCGTCACCGAGGACCGCTCCTTCGCCGTACGGGCCGAGAACGGGCCCGCCGATCTGGTGGGCCACCCCTGGCCCACGGCGGCCTTCGCGCCGTACGGCCCGGTGGACGGGCGCGAGCCGCGGGCGGCCGACGAAGTGGTCGTCACGTCGGGCTGGGCCGCCAAGGGCGACCGCCTGCGCACCGGTTCCGGAACCGTGACGGTGGTCGGCGTGGTGCGCGACCTCGGCTTCGAG
Encoded proteins:
- a CDS encoding GNAT family N-acetyltransferase, whose product is MQIRRVSFDHPDAVKLNDAVQAEYAVRYGDDGDATVITTTDFEPPNGVYLIAYDEHGTPVASGGWRVQDTNDEGNIDGDAEVKRMYVIDSMRGRGLARRILAALEEDARGAGRQRMVLETGTMQPEAVALYESSGYETCAKFGYYRFHELSLCFAKPLTL
- a CDS encoding sensor histidine kinase, which translates into the protein MSRPGFLLSPWPWRAAAYLLTGVATGLAVLVAIVTLVAVGGVLAIVLVGLPLLACAALAGLPVAAVERRRLRLIDASPARGRHHEPAEPGLWCWFATRLRERQTWRELGYALVFAVLLWPAEALAVTVALLFPASMVATPLLMATAGDGQEAKVLKQWTVTDWPTAFGVALLGVLLLAAGAYVLAVTAGARAELTRLLIAPRDADLGERVVELARSRVRLVDAFEAERRRIERDLHDGAQQRLVALTMTLGLARLDVPPGPLADQLAKAHEEAGRALEELRELIQGIHPRVLADYGLNAAVADAADRSAIPVDVDLDLPGRMSRAVESAAYFVVCEALANVDKHSGARRAQVSGGHDGGRLVLQVRDDGRGGADAGRGSGLTGLADRVSVLDGRLSLSSPPGGPTLLRVEIPCELKRTERTETAGPTGRSA
- a CDS encoding response regulator, which encodes MRAEADRAHGDRRTHRPLRVVLAEDSVLLREGLIGLLARCGHDVVAAVGDAPALLAAVEEHEPDIVVTDVRMPPGFQDEGLHAAVRLREKSPALPVLVLSQYVQRTYAADLLDSGDGSGVGYLLKDRVGQVEEFTAALDEVAAGGTVVDPEVVRQLLRRRRDPLERLTPREREVLALVAEGRSNGSIARALVVSEAAVGKHIGSILTKLDLPPAEETHRRVLAVLAYLRG
- a CDS encoding ABC transporter ATP-binding protein yields the protein MTDHAIQLHAVTRQYVTGGSPVTALDGVSLAFPRGTFTAVMGPSGSGKSTLLQCAAGLDRPTSGSVSLGGTELTTLSETRLTRLRRERIGFVFQSFNLLPSLTAEQNVALPLRLAGRRPARARVREVLRQVGLADRCGHRPSELSGGQQQRVALARALITRPEVLFADEPTGALDSRTGREVLALLRDMVDTQARTIVMVTHDPLAASCADRVVFLVDGRVADELTAASAGEVAARMAGLETVAC
- a CDS encoding alpha/beta fold hydrolase, encoding MSRLTHVSSGPYAPPAPARELTVISADGARLHVEVHGPENAPPVVLAHGWTCSTAFWAAQIRELATGHRVIAYDQRGHGRSPASRACGTEELADDLEAVLKATLAPGEKAVIAGHSMGGMTVLAAAARPAFREHAAAVLLCSTGSSRLVAESTVVPIRPGRPRTWLTQQILGSRAPLGPVTPLARRVLKYGTMGPGSAPHMVEACARIVHACPRRVRHAWSQVLDRLDLDHGVRELRVPTAVVVGTADRLTPPVHARSLAAALPTCVGLTELPGLGHMTPVEAPELVSARIRELVVAYAQIKEGA
- a CDS encoding MerR family transcriptional regulator; translated protein: MEELARLAGITVRTLRFYRERGLIPPPRREGRIAWYDDRHLARLRTISAMLERGHTLSGIAELAEAFDHGRDVADLLGMDSPTEETPVRLTPEELADHFADDVTPENFAAALELGYLATDGEEIIHISRRLLDVSAALVREGIPLAEVLAAGKELRAHADILADLFADLILRHGTEEDLPRLRPLARSVVEAEMSLALDRRLRKRS
- a CDS encoding exodeoxyribonuclease III: MLIVTSVNVNGLRAAAKKGFVEWLAETSADVLCLQEVRAEAQQLPEAVREPDGWHVVHAPAAAKGRAGVSLYTRREPDRVQVGFGSSEFDASGRYAEVDLPGVTVASLYLPSGEVGTERQDEKVRFMGEFLAYLKGLRERAAADGREVVVCGDWNIAHQQADLKNWRGNTKNSGFLPEEREWLGQVLDPAEGGYVDVVRALHPDVEGPYSWWSYRGRAFDNDTGWRIDYQIATPRLAGRAVKGFVERAATHEERWSDHAPVTVVYE
- a CDS encoding flavin-containing monooxygenase: MTEHEHVRVAVIGSGFGGLGAAVRLRREGVTDFVVLERASSVGGTWRDNSYPGCACDVPSHLYSFSFAPNPDWPRTFSGQEHIRAYLEHVADVFRLRPHIRFDSEVKRMAWNAERLCWDIETTAGNLSADLVVSATGPLSDPKVPDVPGLDSFPGKVFHSARWDHDYDLRGKRVAMVGTGASAIQIVPAVQPEVSRLTLFQRTPPWVMPRMDRAISGVERWLHRQLPFTTQARRGLLWGIRELQVQAFTKHPNELGLVEKLARQNMARAIKDPALRAKLTPDYRIGCKRILLSSEYYPALARPNVDVVDSGLAEVRGSTVVAADGTETEVDAIVFGTGFHVTDMPIAERVVGADGRTLAETWKGGMEALRGASAAGFPNWMTIIGPNTGLGNSSMILMIESQLNYLADYVRQLDVLGGRVALDARPSAVRAWNHRVQERMKRTVWNTGGCTSWYLDASGRNTTIWPGTTGEFRRATRRVDLAEYAVVRAAGAEDGATATEERESAKGSAGATKERSSVKKSARTAKGREVADARPEVGA